A stretch of the Takifugu flavidus isolate HTHZ2018 chromosome 1, ASM371156v2, whole genome shotgun sequence genome encodes the following:
- the LOC130531976 gene encoding uncharacterized protein LOC130531976, with product MSCVEKRHMNHRMGSMLHHRFPNGFTDLFMDENDREVSTLTDRAFRSLCVGDDAAYNDDFLYGYSPFNCHKPLAGEPKTTRRKESKKRGNSKADKNFVQHQESLSHMSSFLKALSATGESCEGMLIKNGDVADSKGESWDKSALRSIQRELSEFSSDYRSLKDAGFPTEKCSKKKNGKSTVKLKKLNIRNFFFHSEFSPFQTWRDLNQFHFGPECTVLPTDNIPTWYDMRFYKELTETHRKDTLHGKEEQSCQNVTVDPSPIAPKPTPPSPPSEIPKKPTATQAEKSSSSDGGDENAAPWRRNRPRTKSVIPNSQAGVPPQENSSKPMDDGLPFLKKQVQSVEVKAVEEVSSTASTPFSICQLMTPLIPSRQPTETSEILQSILSPSIQDLPVGPHCEAKLTPELPIKRDSYKSLASSILFNLKDNRKRVKSRYSPPKFKTSEVSGGETQSPKSDHLKLLPVSSEGNASGLSTPAIPKDGRTVCSPVFESSCTPTENLPIDHTEMPLLDDYLLSNLLQSKREAVSNSGVDENNPVLPFIQSNTRNAKAKKQNYPTLNLYRKASQGDTDVNYPQVSPSSKAPLQISQQVESNGLLSLMINSEISPKVQRKNTALSPNVLKVNNKDYLPMISEESLDLSARKILPIVPDQSQQLAKENRERCSGEQLDSSGRQDSNRQPMSTRDVAKAAKEAIHAAKSKALSAIQVDSVNISDREEVWEREADRWMAHSGETQSSRRKTSVQENSKLDSANEAMLAGKKVKKAPPPVPKKRFANSDVHLSLDKHQEHNAEKLSNGKCSETNLDLLPGEEKYVQKPDKAKHLFSTRQNSYIKSQRYSLVDDENRVELDVGDRKVDKRTEVDEERLLPGEMKDSGHIINDLHALKALERARRRDRVKLGLVNIDEEAKAKNDLISRELKNIKKGMLSMRGNTLAKRDLFAKKDREQNKHVFTKTDNNVIRNRALVNENYDKAKTALEDFMSEREKKKNQLALSDESGVQRLTQGKDSLATEDEKPNVGTQLQKDLKEKIGDMRDHNPMIQVLAQTEPLIRETHIPGCPGRDNNPDTVLIGRDKLLDDDPVDPSCGSEEKESGRNLFQEPEDNKGETPPVPPRSKKAGNRRDSSVLMEVDSMTSVAANEIYDGQVHLAEFMGEKWETQAAVQQSTNEALLSRNKTDSDKERGDGTDKTKFTISADLKQAFELPSQCPQSENKFETQFLSEGISQNKNKSRALQADTIETTFKNANENMQRTRSQKKNAPFLPNASDDTITKNLVPEEPDKMNGENVRTTEGAEASKDTLRDVISPLLSINGTGITQNPPDQSSQSSKSSYFSVESALHRNAEADVYHSLENLTGEAEFSEEPGNMPKNMKTALDYYCLSDPEIESEDTKGEINVTSQKEKELCQEESTDGETRPPDQGGIPVSPPTTFSPPLEIPALFKVKDNTAMNKKNTTHPWSPRGSLSGSERGEEETHRFKENPDLPLINEPIVADSTVTVDDTFSAQQSSSNIPTALLHTPSMPQGEKLEGFLTVPQEEDRFSGVSPSSALESLTTSAADTGDETGLNSGVSKVPSERSGSTCSGNDSQIGLPKPPAVLPKSEKAVLRAIKLTNRRMKKDVQRSTHKPAQSSGSSSSRQRAEGHQSDKTEHKSSNTKNSKNGGKHTEREKPEAGQHHNRSCDKNIKDEGKNSRDDRRGRSETRHRATNDTGPKTRRQSTDSVEGSSQSGDPLLRGATERQGRSSNRHVPDKPQQRHYSTDRVISNVPVYKAHSSQRSTPDRTFQRSQSIDRYMADRAERRLSTDMLANEKLDPRTQCNEKSIMEGFQQRGRSRDKVSREHPLRRSHSIDVYGSDVAHPSTLSRQSSHTSKFSRQPSIEHAIVTQSFPVTQRKLLQDPDSGQYFFVDMPIQVKTKTFFDPETGSYLQLPVQPPEGAVTQASALEVLTPPVVVYHSFVPVPLSPLAQNGTIQATHTAPQDFEQRHTEKSQQMHSKDRQLYLEPVYAQHDHTLGEFRGTEELDCLS from the coding sequence ATGAGCTGTGTGGAAAAGCGTCACATGAACCATCGTATGGGAAGCATGCTTCACCATCGCTTCCCCAATGGCTTCACTGACCTGTTCATGGATGAGAACGACCGCGAGGTCAGCACTCTCACCGACCGGGCCTTTCGGAGTCTCTGCGTTGGAGATGACGCTGCATACAATGATGACTTCTTGTATGGATACTCGCCTTTTAACTGCCACAAACCTTTGGCGGGGGAGCCTAAAACGACCCGTCGCAAGGAATCTAAAAAGCGAGGCAACAGCAAAGCTGACAAGAATTTTGTACAGCATCAGGAGAGTTTGTCCCACATGTCTTCTTTTCTCAAAGCTTTAAGTGCAACGGGGGAAAGCTGCGAAGGGATGCTGATCAAAAATGGCGATGTGGCTGACTCAAAGGGGGAATCTTGGGATAAGTCTGCACTTCGCAGCATCCAAAGAGAGCTGTCGGAATTTTCCTCAGATTACCGCAGTCTCAAAGATGCTGGCTTTCCCACAGAAAAGTgctcaaagaagaaaaatgggaaATCCACAGTGAAACTAAAAAAACTCAACAtcagaaacttttttttccacagtgaGTTTAGCCCGTTCCAGACTTGGAGAGATTTGAACCAATTCCATTTTGGCCCGGAATGCACAGTCCTTCCCACAGATAATATTCCTACATGGTATGACATGCGTTTTTACAAAGAACTGACAGAGACTCACCGAAAAGACACTCTGCATGGAAAAGAGGAGCAGTCATGCCAGAATGTGACAGTTGACCCTTCTCCCATTGCTCCCaaacccacccctccctctcctccttcagagaTCCCAAAAAAGCCCACAGCTACTCAGGCTGAAAAGAGCAGCTCCTCAGATGGGGGGGATGAAAACGCTGCCCCCTGGAGGCGCAACAGGCCCAGAACAAAGAGTGTGATTCCAAACAGTCAGGCTGGGGTACCGCCACAGGAAAACAGTTCAAAACCAATGGATGACGGTCTGCCTTTCCTCAAAAAACAAGTGCAGTCTGTGGAGGTGAAAGCAGTTGAGGAGGTCAGCTCCACAGCTTCTACACCCTTCAGCATCTGCCAGCTGATGACACCCCTTATTCCTTCCAGGCAACCcacagaaacatcagaaatcCTCCAAAGTATtctttcaccttctatccaggaCCTACCGGTAGGACCACACTGTGAGGCCAAACTGACCCCTGAACTTCCAATCAAACGGGACAGTTACAAGTCGCTTGCCTCTAGCATCCTCTTTAATCTGAAGGATAATAGAAAAAGGGTTAAAAGCCGCTACAGCCCACCCAAATTTAAAACATCAGAGGTTTCTGGGGGTGAGACTCAATCTCCAAAATCAGACCATCTTAAACTTCTTCCAGTGAGCTCTGAAGGAAATGCGTCTGGCTTGAGCACTCCTGCTATTCCAAAAGATGGACGGACAGTTTGCAGTCCTGTTTTTGAATCTAGCTGCACCCCAACTGAAAACCTTCCTATAGATCACACTGAAATGCCACTTTTAGATGATTATTTATTATCAAATCTTCTACAAAGCAAAAGGGAAGCTGTAAGTAACAGTGGTGTTGATGAAAATAATCCAGTTCTCCCCTTTATTCAATCCAACACCAGAAAtgccaaagcaaaaaaacaaaactacccTACCCTGAATTTGTACAGGAAAGCTAGCCAAGGTGACACCGATGTGAATTACCCTCAAGTCTCTCCATCTAGTAAAGCTCCTCTACAAATAAGCCAACAAGTCGAGTCAAATGGACTCTTGTCGCTCATGATAAACAGTGAAATTTCTCCAAAAGtgcaaagaaaaaacacagcGCTTTCaccaaatgttttaaaagtcaACAACAAAGACTATTTACCCATGATTTCAGAAGAATCATTAGATCTATCGGCCAGAAAAATACTCCCAATTGTACCAGACCAGTCCCAACAATTAGccaaagaaaacagagaaagatgTTCTGGAGAGCAGCTAGATAGCTCTGGCAGACAGGATAGTAACAGGCAGCCCATGAGTACAAGGGATGTGGCCAAAGCGGCAAAAGAAGCAATTCATGCAGCCAAAAGTAAAGCTCTCTCTGCAATCCAGGTGGATAGTGTCAACATTTCAGACAGAGAAGaggtgtgggagagagaggcagacaggtggaTGGCACATTCAGgagaaacacagagcagcaggaggaagaccTCGGTACAAGAAAACAGCAAACTTGACAGTGCAAATGAGGCCATGCTGGCTGGCAAAAAAGTTAAGAAAGCACCCCCACCTGTTCCAAAGAAACGGTTTGCTAATTCTGATGTTCATCTCTCACTTGACAAACATCAGGAACATAATGCTGAAAAGCTCTCTAATGGTAAATGCTCAGAAACCAACCTAGATTTACTACCAGGTGAGGAAAAATATGTCCAGAAACCTGATAAAGCCAAGCATTTATTCTCAACCAGACAGAACAGCTATATAAAGTCTCAGAGATATTCCCTGGTGGATGATGAGAACAGAGTAGAGTTAGATGTAGGTGATCGGAAAGTCGACAAAAGAACGGAGGTGGATGAGGAGAGGCTGTTGCCTGGAGAAATGAAGGATAGCGGACATATAATTAACGATTTGCATGCTCTGAAGGCGTTAGAGAGAGCCAGACGCAGAGATCGTGTTAAGTTAGGCCTCGTTAATATAGATGAGGAGGCGAAGGCCAAGAATGATTTAATCTCTAGGGAGCTAAAGAATATTAAGAAAGGGATGCTGTCTATGAGGGGCAATACGCTAGCAAAGAGAGACCTATTTGCAAAGAAAGACAGGGAGCAAAACAAGCATGTTTTTACAAAGACAGACAACAATGTCATCAGAAACAGGGCACTTGTTAATGAGAATTATGACAAAGCCAAAACAGCACTAGAAGACTTTATGTCAGaacgagaaaagaaaaagaatcaatTGGCACTGTCAGATGAAAGTGGCGTACAGAGACTTACACAAGGGAAAGACTCTCTCGCGACAGAAGATGAGAAGCCCAATGTGGGCACTCAGCTGCAAAAAGACTTAAAAGAGAAGATAGGTGATATGAGAGACCACAATCCCATGATACAGGTGCTGGCTCAGACTGAACCTCTAATTAGGGAGACTCACATACCAGGCTGTCCTGGCAGGGACAACAATCCAGACACAGTCCTGATTGGCAGAGACAAGCTTCTCGATGATGATCCTGTTGATCCCAGCTGTGGatcagaggaaaaggaaagtgGCAGAAATCTGTTTCAGGAGCCTGAAGACAACAAAGGCGAaactcctcctgttcctcctcgcAGCAAAAAGGCAGGAAATAGAAGAGATTCAAGTGTTTTGATGGAAGTGGACAGTATGACAAGCGTAGCAGCTAACGAGATCTACGATGGCCAGGTCCACTTGGCAGAATTCATGGGTGAGAAATGGGAAACGCAAGCAGCAGTTCAGCAGTCCACTAATGAAGCTCTGCTTAGTCGAAATAAGACAGATTCTGATAAAGAGAGGGGGGACGGGACAGACAAGACAAAGTTCACGATTTCAGCTGACCTAAAACAAGCATTTGAATTACCTTCACAATGCCCTCAATCTGAAAATAAATTTGAAACTCAATTTCTTTCAGAGGGCATTAGTCAGAATAAGAATAAGTCAAGGGCCTTGCAAGCAGACACCATAGAAACcacttttaaaaatgctaatgagAACATGCAGAGAACACGCAGTCAAAAGAAGAACGCTCCTTTCCTTCCAAACGCATCGGATGACACAATCACTAAGAATTTGGTGCCAGAAGAACCTGATAAAATGAATGGAGAAAATGTGAGAACAACTGAAGGTGCGGAGGCTTCCAAGGACACCTTAAGAGATGTAATTTCACCCTTGTTGTCCATAAATGGAACTGGCATTACTCAAAATCCACCTGATCAATCCAGCCAGTCGTCAAAGTCTTCCTACTTCTCGGTGGAAAGTGCACTGCACAGAAACGCCGAGGCTGATGTGTACCACTCCCTGGAGAACTTAACAGGAGAAGCAGAGTTCAGTGAGGAACCTGGAAACATGccaaaaaatatgaaaactgcTCTAGACTACTACTGTCTAAGTGATCCTGAAATAGAATCTGAGGACACAAAAGGAGAGATAAATGTCACATctcaaaaagagaaagaattaTGCCAAGAGGAGAGCACAGATGGGGAAACCAGACCTCCAGACCAAGGTGGAATACCAGTGTCACCCCCCACCACTTTCTCCCCACCTTTGGAGATTCCTGCCTTATTTAAGGTCAAAGATAATACAGCAATGAATAAGAAGAACACTACACATCCCTGGTCTCCAAGAGGGAGTTTGAGTGGttcagagaggggagaggaggaaacacaTCGATTCAAAGAAAACCCAGATCTCCCTCTGATAAATGAACCCATCGTCGCTGACAGCACAGTAACTGTAGATGACACCTTCAGCGCTCAGCAGAGTTCTTCAAACATCCCCACTGCCCTACTGCACACTCCTTCAATGCCACAAGGTGAAAAGCTTGAAGGTTTTCTCACCGTGCCCCAAGAGGAGGACAGGTTTTCAGGGGTGAGTCCTTCATCAGCTCTGGAGAGTTTAACGACCAGCGCTGCTGACACGGGCGATGAGACTGGGTTAAATTCAGGAGTTTCAAAGGTCCCCAGTGAACGGTCTGGATCCACTTGCAGCGGCAATGACAGCCAAATAGGTCTGCCTAAACCACCGGCAGTCTTACCAAAGTCTGAAAAGGCTGTTCTCAGAGCAATCAAGCTGACAAACAGAAGGATGAAGAAGGACGTGCAGAGGTCCACTCACAAACCAGCccagagcagcggcagcagcagcagcaggcagagagcGGAGGGACACCAAAGTGACAAAACTGAGCACAAGAGCAGCAAcactaaaaacagcaaaaatggtGGGAAACATACCGAAAGGGAAAAGCCTGAAGCCGGCCAACATCACAACAGAAGCTGCGACAAAAACATTAAGGATGAAGGTAAGAATTCACGTGATGACAGAAGAGGACGCAGTGAAACACGCCACCGCGCCACAAACGACACTGGCCCCAAGACTCGGAGACAGAGCACCGATTCGGTGGAAGGCAGTAGCCAATCCGGTGACCCGCTGCTCAGAGGTGCAACGGAGAGGCAAGGTCGTAGCAGCAACAGACATGTTCCAGATAAGCCACAGCAGAGACACTACAGTACCGACAGGGTCATCAGTAATGTCCCTGTGTACAAGGCACATAGCAGCCAGAGGAGCACGCCGGACAGGACATTCCAGAGATCACAGAGCATCGACAGGTACATGGCAGATAGAGCAGAGCGCAGGTTGAGCACTGACATGTTAGCGAACGAGAAGCTTGACCCGAGGACACAGTGCAACGAAAAATCCATCATGGAGGGGTTTCAACAGAGAGGCCGATCAAGAGACAAAGTGAGCAGAGAGCACCCGTTAAGAAGGAGTCACAGTATTGATGTGTACGGCAGCGATGTAGCTCATCCTTCAACCTTGTCTCGCCAGTCAAGCCACACTAGTAAATTTTCAAGGCAGCCTAGCATTGAACACGCCATCGTCACTCAGTCTTTCCCAGTGACTCAACGGAAGCTGCTCCAGGATCCCGATTCAGGCCAGTACTTCTTTGTAGACATGCCCATCCAAGTCAAAACAAAGACTTTCTTTGATCCTGAAACTGGGAGCTACTTGCAGTTGCCAGTGCAGCCACCAGAGGGGGCTGTAACTCAGGCATCGGCTTTGGAGGTTCTGACCCCACCTGTAGTTGTTTACCACAGCTTTGTCCCAGTGCCGCTGTCTCCACTGGCCCAGAACGGCACCATCCAAGCCACTCACACAGCACCGCAGGATTTtgagcagagacacacagagaagtCTCAGCAGATGCACAGTAAGGACAGACAACTCTActtagagccagtttatgctcAACATGACCACACATTAGGGGAGTTCAGAGGCACTGAagaactggactgtttgagctGA
- the LOC130529486 gene encoding bone morphogenetic protein 2-like: MSAGALCLWLVLALRHGCVTPLVVPDHGGPAGRQERPDSIINAATVKQEARLHLKDLPRGPAVAPKKKPPQFMLDLFNAVSVSHDNPKSQKEILEGRIVRSFEDKGHAGERFHFFNLSSFGREERMIKAEFRWLRKKQKIYLGKFYALYFCKVDLYEVLDSRVKPWRGNLITSRLVPLYTQGWEVFNVTQTVSKWILDSQENNGILMVITLPSGSWMESVVDTSAYLVIFSDEERTVESRQSYLERAQRAEPTPKFHNGGGRSRRASPDVWPRDHSQSCQRVPLFVDFEEIGWSGWIISPRGYNAYHCTGSCPFPLGGNLRATNHATVRSIMHALKLSSDVGAPCCVPERLQSISLLYFDDEENVVLKQYDDMVALSCGCH, translated from the exons ATGTCTGCGGGAGCGCTCTGCCTCTGGCTCGTTCTCGCTCTCCGGCACGGCTGCGTCACGCCACTCGTCGTTCCGGACCATGGGGGGCCAGCGGGACGACAGGAGCGCCCGGACTCAATAATAAACGCTGCCACCGTCAAGCAGGAGGCCCGGTTGCATCTGAAGGATTTACCTCGTGGTCCAGCAGTGGCCCCTAAGAAGAAGCCGCCGCAGTTTATGTTGGATCTTTTTAACGCGGTCTCGGTGTCCCACGACAATCCGAAAAGCCAAAAGGAGATTCTGGAAGGAAGGATTGTGCGGAGTTTCGAAGATAAAG GTCACGCTGGAGAAAGGTTTCACTTTTTCAATCTTTCGTCTTTCGGCAGAGAAGAGAGGATGATTAAAGCGGAGTTCCGTTGGTtaagaaagaagcagaagattTATCTGGGAAAGTTTTACGCTCTTTATTTCTGTAAG GTTGATCTATACGAGGTGCTGGACAGCCGAGTGAAACCCTGGAGAGGAAACCTCATCACCTCCAGACTGGTGCCCCTTTACACACAGGGATGGGAAGTCTTCAATGTCACTCAGACT GTGTCAAAGTGGATCCTCGACAGCCAGGAGAATAATGGCATCCTCATGGTGATCACGCTGCCCTCTGGGAGCTGGATGGAGTCAGTGGTGGACACGAGTGCCTATCTGGTGATCTTCTCTGATGAAGAAAGGACAGTGGAATCACGTCAGTCGTACCTGG AACGAGCCCAAAGAGCAGAACCCACTCCCAAGTTCCACAACGGCGGCGGCAGAAGCCGCCGTGCATCTCCAGATGTATGGCCCCGTGACCACTCCCAGTCCTGCCAACGGGTTCCGCTCTTTGTTGACTTCGAGGAGATCGGCTGGTCTGGCTGGATCATCTCCCCCCGCGGTTACAACGCTTACCACTGCACCGGCTCCTGTCCGTTCCCTCTGGGGGGCAACCTCAGAGCCACCAACCATGCCACTGTGCGCTCCATCATGCACGCACTCAAACTCTCCAGCGACGTTGGGGCGCCCTGCTGCGTTCCCGAAAGACTCCAGTCCATCAGCCTACTGTACTTCGATGATGAGGAGAACGTGGTCCTGAAGCAGTATGACGATATGGTGGCGCTGAGCTGCGGCTGTCACTGA
- the LOC130529113 gene encoding serine/threonine-protein kinase pim-2-like isoform X2 produces MVCSEPSTRVGPKEVYNPGRKRKTQSDPEALRKRQKTGSVTVPLVSPFPELQPSTLPKTKHVLVPISREEYQKKYAEVDQLGEGGFGTVYSGYRRDDLFPVAIKHIDKDLVKYQSVVINSELHCVPLEMMLMVMTAGDSVGENAIISPLAWTSLDDEVLFIMERPKNCTVLFDYIDRQIDEDLAKEFMRQLVEAAIHIHKAGVFHHDLKPENILIEYDEARLIPRVRIIDFGCGCFVTPGYHGYIGTSCYQPPESNTQGTYEAGPTTVWQLGCILLQLMSKMIDLFATGMQHCEHFLAYTIMELEVSEDCKKFLKSCFLFNPDQRITLEQMRCHPWFSSSVPPEAHP; encoded by the exons ATGGTTTGCAGCGAACCCTCTACTCGAGTGGGACCGAAGGAGGTGTATAACCCAGGCAGAAAACGAAAGACCCAGTCAGACCCAGAAGCTctcaggaagaggcagaagactGGATCAGTGACGGTTCCCCTTGTGTCCCCttttcctgagctgcagccatctACCCTACCAAAGACCAAGCATGTCTTGGTgcccatcagcagag aAGAATATCAGAAAAAGTATGCAGAAGTTGACCAactgggagaaggaggtttTGGAACAGTTTATTCTGGTTATAGAAGGGACGATTTATTTCCA GTGGCAATCAAGCACATTGATAAAGACTTGGTCAAATACCAGTCAGTG GTGATAAACAGTGAGCTCCACTGCGTCCCACTGGAGATGATGCTTATGGTGATGACAGCAGGGGACTCTGTAGGGGAAAATGCCATCATATCACCATTGGCATGGACCAGCCTGGATGATGAAGTCCTATTCATCATGGAGAGGCCAAAGAATTGCACGGTCCTGTTTGACTACATCGACCGGCAAATAGACGAAGACCTGGCTAAG gaattcatgaggcagctggtggaagctgcaaTTCACATCCATAAGGCAGGCGTGTTCCACCATGATCTCAAACCCGAGAACATACTAATCGAATACGATGAAGCTCGGCTCATTCCTCGAGTGCGCATCATCgactttggttgtggctgttttgtgACGCCGGGATATCACGGCTACATCG gAACCTCTTGCTATCAGCCTCCAGAGTCTAACACCCAGGGAACCTATGAAGCTGGCCCGACCACCGTCTGGCAACTtggctgcatcctcctccaactAATGAGTAAAATGATTGACTTGTTCGCAACAGGGATGCAGCACTGCGAACATTTCCTCGCATACACCATAATGGAGTTGGAAGTGTCTGAAG ACTGTAAGAAGTTTCTGAAGAGCTGTTTCCTATTCAACCCGGATCAGCGTATTACCCTGGAACAGATGAGGTGCCACCCATGGTTCAGTTCAAGTGTCCCGCCAGAAGCACACCCCTGA
- the LOC130529113 gene encoding serine/threonine-protein kinase pim-2-like isoform X1, with protein sequence MVCSEPSTRVGPKEVYNPGRKRKTQSDPEALRKRQKTGSVTVPLVSPFPELQPSTLPKTKHVLVPISRGELIMEGVCMCVCVHYSCSKSVFAEEYQKKYAEVDQLGEGGFGTVYSGYRRDDLFPVAIKHIDKDLVKYQSVVINSELHCVPLEMMLMVMTAGDSVGENAIISPLAWTSLDDEVLFIMERPKNCTVLFDYIDRQIDEDLAKEFMRQLVEAAIHIHKAGVFHHDLKPENILIEYDEARLIPRVRIIDFGCGCFVTPGYHGYIGTSCYQPPESNTQGTYEAGPTTVWQLGCILLQLMSKMIDLFATGMQHCEHFLAYTIMELEVSEDCKKFLKSCFLFNPDQRITLEQMRCHPWFSSSVPPEAHP encoded by the exons ATGGTTTGCAGCGAACCCTCTACTCGAGTGGGACCGAAGGAGGTGTATAACCCAGGCAGAAAACGAAAGACCCAGTCAGACCCAGAAGCTctcaggaagaggcagaagactGGATCAGTGACGGTTCCCCTTGTGTCCCCttttcctgagctgcagccatctACCCTACCAAAGACCAAGCATGTCTTGGTgcccatcagcagaggtgagctTATTATggagggtgtgtgcatgtgtgtttgtgtgcactacAGCTGTAGtaaatctgtgtttgcagaAGAATATCAGAAAAAGTATGCAGAAGTTGACCAactgggagaaggaggtttTGGAACAGTTTATTCTGGTTATAGAAGGGACGATTTATTTCCA GTGGCAATCAAGCACATTGATAAAGACTTGGTCAAATACCAGTCAGTG GTGATAAACAGTGAGCTCCACTGCGTCCCACTGGAGATGATGCTTATGGTGATGACAGCAGGGGACTCTGTAGGGGAAAATGCCATCATATCACCATTGGCATGGACCAGCCTGGATGATGAAGTCCTATTCATCATGGAGAGGCCAAAGAATTGCACGGTCCTGTTTGACTACATCGACCGGCAAATAGACGAAGACCTGGCTAAG gaattcatgaggcagctggtggaagctgcaaTTCACATCCATAAGGCAGGCGTGTTCCACCATGATCTCAAACCCGAGAACATACTAATCGAATACGATGAAGCTCGGCTCATTCCTCGAGTGCGCATCATCgactttggttgtggctgttttgtgACGCCGGGATATCACGGCTACATCG gAACCTCTTGCTATCAGCCTCCAGAGTCTAACACCCAGGGAACCTATGAAGCTGGCCCGACCACCGTCTGGCAACTtggctgcatcctcctccaactAATGAGTAAAATGATTGACTTGTTCGCAACAGGGATGCAGCACTGCGAACATTTCCTCGCATACACCATAATGGAGTTGGAAGTGTCTGAAG ACTGTAAGAAGTTTCTGAAGAGCTGTTTCCTATTCAACCCGGATCAGCGTATTACCCTGGAACAGATGAGGTGCCACCCATGGTTCAGTTCAAGTGTCCCGCCAGAAGCACACCCCTGA